The Streptomyces achromogenes DNA segment CGAGAGCAGCGCCGCCGCGACCGCGAAGGGCGCCTCCACCGCCCCGCTCGCGTCCGAGGTGCCGGCCGGCACGAGCCTGAAGATCTCCTCCTTCCAGAACGTCCAGCAGCTGCAGTTCAAGCTGGCGAACCTGCCCGCGTTGCCGTTCAAGGTGTCGGACTGGCTCAACATCGGGGCCGGCCCCGATGTCATCAACGCGTTCCGCGCCAAGTCCCTGGACCTCGCCAACAACGCGGGAATCCCGCCGATCCAGGCGCATTTCCAGGGTTTCGACGCGAAGATCGTCGCGATCAACATCACGCGCAAGCCGAACTACCTCTTCGCCACCAAGCCCGGCAGCGACATCCGCACCGTGGCGGACTTCCGCGGCAGGAAACTGGCGTTCTCGCAGGGCCAGGCACAGGGCGTGGTCCTCCTGCGGGCGCTGAAGAAGGCCGGCCTGGCCTACGACGACGTGAAGCTCGTCCCGCTGACCAGCAACCAGTTCCTCACCGCACTGCAGTCCGGCCAGGTCGACGTCGCCCCGCTCGGCAACACCCAGGCGCCCGCCTACCTCCAGCAGTACGCCTCCAAGGGCGCCCGCACCGTCACCACCGACGTCGTCGACCTGCTCAACCTGTTGTGGGCGCCGGCGTCCGTGCTGAACGACAGGGCGAAGGCGGCCGCGGTCGCCGCGTACATCCCGCAGTGGGCGCAGGGCCAGGTGTGGCAGTACGAGCACCCGGACGTGTGGAACGAGGAGTTCTACGTCAAGACGCAGAACCTGAACCTCGACCAGGCCCGGGCGATCACCGCGCTGGCCAACAAGCCTCTGTTCCCGCCCAGTTGGGCCGAGGCCGTCCGGTGGGAGCAGGAGACCGCCGATCTGCTCGCGGAGGGCGGCTTCGTGAAGAAGTTCGACGTCTCCTCGCTCTTCGACCACCGCTTCGAGGGCATCGCCGCGAAGTCCGTGGCCGCCGAGTACCGGAAGTGACCGCCATGACCACCACCACCCTGAGCACGGCCCCCCTCGCCGCCGCCGAACCGGCGCCCCGACGACGGCGCCGCCGCAGCCTCTCCCCCGGCAAGCGCCTGCCCGCCGCCCGCATGGCGGGACCGCTCGTCGTCCTCGCCCTGTGGGCCGCCGCCTCCGCCGCCGGACGGCTCGACCCCGCGGCGATCCCCGCACCCTGGACGGTGCTGGAGACCGGCGCCCGGCTGTGGAGCGACGGCACGCTCACCACCGACGTCCTCACCTCGCTGGAGCGCGCCGGATACGGCTTCGCGATCGGCCTGACCGCCGGCGTGGCACTCGCCCTGGCCTCCGGGCTGTCCCGGACCGGGGAGGCGCTGATCGACGGGACCGTGCAGCTCAACCGGGCGATCCCGACCCTCGGCCTGA contains these protein-coding regions:
- a CDS encoding ABC transporter substrate-binding protein; translation: MPATYDRRVFLTSLLGAAAGVAGLSGCAESSAAATAKGASTAPLASEVPAGTSLKISSFQNVQQLQFKLANLPALPFKVSDWLNIGAGPDVINAFRAKSLDLANNAGIPPIQAHFQGFDAKIVAINITRKPNYLFATKPGSDIRTVADFRGRKLAFSQGQAQGVVLLRALKKAGLAYDDVKLVPLTSNQFLTALQSGQVDVAPLGNTQAPAYLQQYASKGARTVTTDVVDLLNLLWAPASVLNDRAKAAAVAAYIPQWAQGQVWQYEHPDVWNEEFYVKTQNLNLDQARAITALANKPLFPPSWAEAVRWEQETADLLAEGGFVKKFDVSSLFDHRFEGIAAKSVAAEYRK